From a single Brassica napus cultivar Da-Ae chromosome C9, Da-Ae, whole genome shotgun sequence genomic region:
- the LOC106389457 gene encoding uncharacterized protein LOC106389457 isoform X1 codes for MTLRPSFRSRGNPSKAASASRGSDRNQGGSFLISMKEVLDDGGSKPVVETTPTEVVAQDAAPLPEVQVPEADYQAPKGTSEVEPSRHKRPRTDQGGAPTRSSSSSSRGGTVGWSFTHSKPGSILDDSWGLAAIMRHLKSVGCPLPALKDLTNRDEYLDIAHCMGQLAGAVNRAQLRFENALCAAPNAGELAEVTEMVKAAKADLDQARVRISELEAEVTRLGSKADAQQGEIESQKLDIQVKSRRINDLEAARKIAEHQVRELIASSQDSQKNKEAEVKLAVREGKKEVAEAYGKILVCVKEKFARKKDEVNALVYAQELQANADLLKDMLNNKIQSVEEEYNQLVALLPEATTAYEKAQVSDFSVSKLPLPQISESSAPVEAAIGGDGNVVDEGVPAGAGDPIQEEKED; via the exons ATGACTCTGCGACCATCATTCCGTTCTAGGGGTAACCCCTCTAAAGCTGCCAGTGCTTCTCGTGGAAGCGACAGGAACCAAGGAGGATCGTTCCTTATCTCAATGAAGGAAGTTTTGGACGACGGAGGATCCAAACCTGTTGTCGAGACTACTCCAACTGAGGTTGTAGCTCAGGATGCTGCTCCTCTCCCTGAGGTCCAGGTGCCGGAGGCTGACTACCAGGCTCCGAAGGGTACCTCTGAGGTCGAGCCGTCGAGACACAAGAGGCCCAGGACCGATCAGGGCGGAGCTCCCACccgttcttcttcctcgtcctctagaGGAGGGACTGTTGGGTGGAGCTTTACCCATTCGAAGCCTGGGTCGATCCTGGACGACTCTTGGGGCCTAGCTGCGATAATGAGGCACCTGAAGAGCGTGGGATGTCCCCTTCCAGCGCTCAAGGACCTGACTAACCGAGATGAGTATCTCGATATTGCCCACTGTATGGGTCAG TTGGCTGGGGCTGTTAACAGGGCCCAGCTCAGGTTTGAGAATGCTCTGTGTGCTGCCCCCAATGCTGGTGAACTTGCTGAGGTTACCGAGATGGTTAAGGCAGCCAAAGCCGATCTTGACCAAGCCCGGGTTCGAATTTCTGAACTCGAAGCCGAAGTGACGAGGCTAGGCTCGAAGGCCGATGCTCAGCAAGGAGAGATCGAGAGTCAAAAGCTCGATATCCAGGTGAAGAGCAGGAGGATCAATGATTTGGAGGCTGCTCGAAAGATAGCTGAGCATCAAGTACGTGAGCTCATTGCCTCATCCCAGGATAGCCAGAAGAACAAGGAAGCTGAAGTCAAGCTGGCTGTCAGGGAAGGGAAGAAAGAAGTCGCCGAAGCTTACGGCAAGATCCTGGTCTGTGTTAAGGAGAAGTTTGCTAGGAAGAAAGATGAGGTCAACGCCTTGGTGTACGCTCAGGAGCTCCAAGCTAATGCCGACCTCTTGAAGGATATGCTGAACAACAAGATCCAAAGCGTTGAAGAGGAGTACAACCAATTGGTGGCCTTATTACCAGAAGCGACAACTGCGTATGAGAAGGCTCAAGTCTCTGACTTCTCGGTCAGCAAGCTTCCTCTTCCCCAGATCTCGGAGAGTTCAG CTCCAGTCGAGGCAGCAATAGGAGGTGATGGCAATGTGGTCGATGAGGGAGTTCCTGCCGGTGCTGGTGATCCGATTcaggaagagaaggaagattga
- the LOC106407540 gene encoding glucan endo-1,3-beta-glucosidase 7, with translation MAHSIFFFSLFLFLFSNSPADADSFIGVNYGLLADNLPSPSDAAKLIQSSSIQKVRLYGADPTIIKSLAGTGVGIVIGVANGDLPSLASDLNVASQWIGTNVLPFYPASDIILINVGNEILLSNDLNLVSQLLPAMQNVQKALEAVSLGGKIKVSTVHAMTVLGQSDPPSAGSFAPGYQAGLKGILQFLSETGSPFVINPYPFFAYLGDQRPETLSFCLFQPNPGRVDSNTGIKYMNMFDAQVDAVHSALKSMGFENVEVVVAETGWPTSGDSNVVGPSVENAQTYNGNLIAHLRSMVGTPLRPGKPIDTYIFALFDENLKPGPSFERSFGLFKPDLTMAYDIGLTKTSSSGSQTSQSPPLGKSATSVGWCVPMEDATEEQLQASLDWVCGQGIDCGPITPGGVCFEPNNVMSHTAYAMNLYFQKSPENPTDCDFSQTARITSNNPSYSNCVYPRAGWSGDESLGGAMNKYVTSDKTIETNGSECSSSFLSLPLFMIIFFIVLPLSHHMNFL, from the exons ATGGCTcattccatcttcttcttctctctcttcctctttctcttctccaacTCGCCGGCAGATGCAGATTCGTTTATCGGAGTAAACTACGGCTTACTCGCCGACAACCTCCCCTCACCGTCTGATGCAGCCAAGCTCATCCAGTCCAGCTCCATTCAAAAAGTGAGGCTATACGGCGCAGATCCCACCATCATCAAGTCCTTAGCCGGAACCGGCGTCGGAATCGTCATTGGAGTAGCCAACGGAGATCTCCCATCCCTCGCCTCCGATCTCAACGTCGCCTCTCAGTGGATCGGCACCAACGTCCTCCCTTTCTATCCCGCCTCCGACATCATCCTCATCAATGTCGGCAACGAG ATTCTGTTGTCGAATGATCTGAACCTGGTAAGCCAGCTTCTTCCGGCGATGCAAAATgtccaaaaggcccttgaggcGGTTTCACTCGGCGGGAAAATCAAGGTGTCTACGGTTCATGCCATGACGGTGCTGGGCCAATCTGACCCGCCATCGGCTGGTTCGTTTGCTCCCGGTTATCAGGCCGGTTTAAAAGGCATCTTACAGTTTCTTAGCGAAACCGGGTCGCCTTTTGTCATCAACCCGTACCCGTTCTTTGCGTACCTGGGTGACCAGAGGCCTGAAACGCTGTCGTTTTGCCTCTTCCAGCCTAACCCTGGACGTGTCGACTCCAATACCGGAATCAAGTACATGAACATGTTTGATGCTCAG GTTGATGCGGTGCACTCAGCTTTGAAATCGATGGGATTTGAGAACGTGGAAGTGGTGGTGGCAGAAACAGGCTGGCCAACGAGCGGTGATAGTAACGTGGTTGGTCCCAGTGTTGAGAACGCGCAGACTTACAATGGGAACCTAATCGCTCATTTAAGGTCTATGGTTGGGACTCCCTTAAGACCCGGCAAACCCATCGACACTTATATTTTCGCTCTCTTTGACGAGAACCTCAAGCCAGGTCCTTCCTTCGAGCGATCTTTTGGCCTTTTCAAGCCTGATCTTACCATGGCCTACGACATTGGTCTCACTAAAACTAGTAGTAGTGGTAGTCAG ACGTCACAGTCTCCACCATTGGGAAAATCAGCAACATCAGTGGGATGGTGTGTGCCAATGGAGGATGCGACTGAGGAGCAATTGCAAGCAAGTCTAGATTGGGTTTGTGGACAGGGAATTGATTGTGGTCCGATAACGCCAGGAGGGGTGTGTTTTGAGCCTAACAATGTCATGTCTCATACAGCCTATGCTATGAACTTGTATTTCCAAAAATCTCCTGAAAACCCTACGGATTGCGATTTCTCTCAAACTGCAAGGATTACATCCAATAACCCTA GTTATAGCAATTGCGTTTACCCAAGAGCAGGATGGTCTGGAGATGAAAGCCTAGGAGGAGCGATGAATAAATATGTGACTTCAGACAAAACAATAGAGACGAATGGATCAGAATGCTCCTCCTCTTTTCTGTCTTTGCCTCTCTTTATGATCATCTTTTTCATTGTTCTTCCACTTTCCCACCATATGAATTTCTTGTAG
- the LOC106407544 gene encoding uncharacterized protein LOC106407544 has product MGWFVKERRGGAWKRGWLEETLFSSSAPPLTLLTLFAIISLLLFLSSYPRYRYEVEKTAMNLKLFLMFLPILFVFLLVSLQFVHRILFRSSYYVRANQAASLFGEGHFPWGVLLMLVLLLLLVSKQSYFHSLWYPTL; this is encoded by the coding sequence atgggttgGTTTGTTAAGGAAAGAAGAGGAGGTGCTTGGAAGCGAGGATGGTTGGAAGAAACACTGTTCTCGTCTTCAGCACCTCCTCTAACACTACTAACTCTCTTTGCCATCATATCTCTGCTCCTCTTTCTCTCCTCCTACCCACGTTACAGGTACGAGGTTGAGAAAACCGCAATGAATCTCAAGCTCTTTCTCATGTTCCTCCCAATTCTTTTTGTCTTTCTGCTGGTCTCTTTGCAGTTCGTCCATCGAATTCTCTTCAGATCCTCTTACTACGTCAGAGCAAACCAGGCTGCGTCCCTTTTTGGAGAAGGCCACTTTCCCTGGGGAGTCTTGCTTATGCTAGTTCTTTTACTTCTTTTGGTTTCTAAACAATCTTACTTTCACTCCTTATGGTACCCGACCTTATGA
- the LOC106389457 gene encoding uncharacterized protein LOC106389457 isoform X2, producing MTLRPSFRSRGNPSKAASASRGSDRNQGGSFLISMKEVLDDGGSKPVVETTPTEVVAQDAAPLPEVQVPEADYQAPKGTSEVEPSRHKRPRTDQGGAPTRSSSSSSRGGTVGWSFTHSKPGSILDDSWGLAAIMRHLKSVGCPLPALKDLTNRDEYLDIAHCMGQLAGAVNRAQLRFENALCAAPNAGELAEVTEMVKAAKADLDQARVRISELEAEVTRLGSKADAQQGEIESQKLDIQVKSRRINDLEAARKIAEHQVRELIASSQDSQKNKEAEVKLAVREGKKEVAEAYGKILVCVKEKFARKKDEVNALVYAQELQANADLLKDMLNNKIQSVEEEYNQLVALLPEATTAYEKAQVSDFSVSKLPLPQISESSVEAAIGGDGNVVDEGVPAGAGDPIQEEKED from the exons ATGACTCTGCGACCATCATTCCGTTCTAGGGGTAACCCCTCTAAAGCTGCCAGTGCTTCTCGTGGAAGCGACAGGAACCAAGGAGGATCGTTCCTTATCTCAATGAAGGAAGTTTTGGACGACGGAGGATCCAAACCTGTTGTCGAGACTACTCCAACTGAGGTTGTAGCTCAGGATGCTGCTCCTCTCCCTGAGGTCCAGGTGCCGGAGGCTGACTACCAGGCTCCGAAGGGTACCTCTGAGGTCGAGCCGTCGAGACACAAGAGGCCCAGGACCGATCAGGGCGGAGCTCCCACccgttcttcttcctcgtcctctagaGGAGGGACTGTTGGGTGGAGCTTTACCCATTCGAAGCCTGGGTCGATCCTGGACGACTCTTGGGGCCTAGCTGCGATAATGAGGCACCTGAAGAGCGTGGGATGTCCCCTTCCAGCGCTCAAGGACCTGACTAACCGAGATGAGTATCTCGATATTGCCCACTGTATGGGTCAG TTGGCTGGGGCTGTTAACAGGGCCCAGCTCAGGTTTGAGAATGCTCTGTGTGCTGCCCCCAATGCTGGTGAACTTGCTGAGGTTACCGAGATGGTTAAGGCAGCCAAAGCCGATCTTGACCAAGCCCGGGTTCGAATTTCTGAACTCGAAGCCGAAGTGACGAGGCTAGGCTCGAAGGCCGATGCTCAGCAAGGAGAGATCGAGAGTCAAAAGCTCGATATCCAGGTGAAGAGCAGGAGGATCAATGATTTGGAGGCTGCTCGAAAGATAGCTGAGCATCAAGTACGTGAGCTCATTGCCTCATCCCAGGATAGCCAGAAGAACAAGGAAGCTGAAGTCAAGCTGGCTGTCAGGGAAGGGAAGAAAGAAGTCGCCGAAGCTTACGGCAAGATCCTGGTCTGTGTTAAGGAGAAGTTTGCTAGGAAGAAAGATGAGGTCAACGCCTTGGTGTACGCTCAGGAGCTCCAAGCTAATGCCGACCTCTTGAAGGATATGCTGAACAACAAGATCCAAAGCGTTGAAGAGGAGTACAACCAATTGGTGGCCTTATTACCAGAAGCGACAACTGCGTATGAGAAGGCTCAAGTCTCTGACTTCTCGGTCAGCAAGCTTCCTCTTCCCCAGATCTCGGAGAGTTCAG TCGAGGCAGCAATAGGAGGTGATGGCAATGTGGTCGATGAGGGAGTTCCTGCCGGTGCTGGTGATCCGATTcaggaagagaaggaagattga